A genomic stretch from Edaphobacter aggregans includes:
- the iscX gene encoding Fe-S cluster assembly protein IscX gives MPREIDWSDSEEIGILLQEKYPEIEPYSVRFTDLHKYVTGLPGFVGDPAKSNEGILEAIQTAWNEEYEDAK, from the coding sequence ATGCCGCGTGAGATCGATTGGAGCGATTCGGAAGAGATTGGGATCCTGCTGCAGGAGAAGTACCCGGAGATCGAGCCTTACTCCGTGCGGTTTACGGACCTGCATAAGTATGTAACGGGGCTGCCGGGATTCGTGGGCGATCCGGCTAAGTCGAATGAGGGGATTCTGGAGGCGATCCAGACGGCCTGGAACGAAGAGTATGAGGATGCGAAGTAA